Sequence from the Enhydrobacter sp. genome:
AGCTCGCCAAGGCGTTCTGACTAGCGCGGCTCCGTCCAGCTTTCCGAAAAGGCGAGGGCACAGGTGCTGAAGGGACGGCCCTCGCGCTCGCGCTTCCAGGGCTGGCCCTTGGCCTGCGTGCCGTTCACGGTGAGCCGCGCCGACAGTGCCGGGATCAGCAAGGTGCAGACGCCATAGGGCCTGGGATTGGGCGGCTGGTTGGGCTGGGTGTGGATCAGCAGCGGCTCGCCGATGTCGTACCAGGTGAGCGCGATCTCCGCGTCGGTCGCCGAGACGTGCTCCGTCCAGTAGTCGCGCGCATCGCCCGACTTGTCGAAGGCGGCGTCGGTCACGGGGATGGAAAGATCCTTCAGCTCCGGGTTGAGCATGCCCTGCACCGTCTTCTGCAGCCAGCGCGCCATGGCGATGTTGTCGGAATAGATGCGCCACTTGCCCTGGGTCACCTCGCTCTTGACGTAGAGCACGTGGCCGGGGCCGGCCGGACACCAGATGATCCGCCAGTAGCTGGCATCGGTCGAGTTGGGATCGCCGTCCTTCTCACTCAGTCGAATGAAGGGATTTTCGCCGGTCATGATCGTCCGGTTGGCATCGGCAACGCTCATATTGGTTCTCCTCTTCGGGTTTCTAGAGCACTTGGTTGCGCAGCTTGGCCTTCTCGTCGCGCCATAGGTGGTCGAGATTCTCCATGAGAATGTCGAGCACGTTGTCCTCGTAGCGGCGCGTCTCGCCCGCGGTATGCGGCGTGACAAAGACGTTGGGCATCGTCCAGAGCGGCGACGACGGCGCCAGCGGCTCCTCGGCCGTCACGTCGATGCCGGCGCCGGCGATCCTGGCCACCTGCATCGTGGCCGCGAGCGCCGCCTCGTCGGCCACCTTGCCGCGCGCGACGTTCACGAAGAAGGCCGACGGCTTCATCGCGGCGAAGGCGGCGGCGCTCATCAGCCCGGTCGTCTCGGGCGTCAGCGCGCAGGCCAGCACCACGACATCGGCGCGAGGCACGAGCTTCACCAGTTCGCCCATGGCATGGATCGAATCGGCGCCGTTGGCGCCTTGCGCCGGATCGCGGCGGATACCGACCACTTTCATGTCGAAGGCCTTGGCAAGGCGGGCGAGGTGCGCGCCGATGCGACCCATGCCGACGATCAGGACGGTCTTGCCGCCGAGTTCGTCCTCGCGCTGCGTGAGGTCGCCGATCATGCCGCGCCACGCCTTCTTGTGCTGGTTGTCGCGCGCCTCGGGCAGGCGGCGCGCGAGGGCGAGCATCAGCGACATCGCATGCTCGGCGACGGCGCGCGCATTGACGCCGGCGGCGCTCGCCAGCCGCACGCCCCGGGCGCCGAGCTGTTCCTTCGAATACTGGTCCATGCCCGAGCTGATCGACTGGATGAAACGCAGCTTCGGCGCGTGCGCGATCAGGTCGTTCTTCCACATGCCCGAGACCAGCAGCACGTCGGCCTCCGGCAGGCGCTTCTGCAGGTCGTTGTAGGCCCTGACCTCGAAGTTGCCGATGCCGGTCCCGCGCGCCTCGAACCGGTCCTTCATCCGGTATGCCGCGTGTGCAAAGCAGATCGTCAGCTTGTCTTTTGGCGGAAACATGGGACTCCCTTCGGGCGAGGTGCGACACTAGCCCGATCGACCCCGGGGAGGGAACCGCATGCGCCGCAATCTGCTTCGAGAAAAGCTCAACGAGGGCAAGCCGACGCTGGGCACCCACATCCTCTCCTGCTGGCCGACCCTGGTCGAACTGATCGGCCATTCCAGGCAATACGACTATGTCGAGTTCACCGCCGAGTACGCGCCGTTCGACCTGCACGACCTCGACAATCTCGGCCGCGCCTTCGAAGTCGCCGGCCTGGGCGGCATGATCAAGATCGAGCAGACGCAGTACACGCACCAGGCGATGCGCGCGATCGGCTCGGGCTTCCAGAGCGTGCTGTTCGCCGACATCCGCAGCGTCGACGACGCCAGGGCGGCGGTCGACGCCGTGCGCGCCGAGACGACGATGGCGCGCGGTGCGCGCGGCCGCGGCCTGCTGGGTGTCGGCATGCGGCGCGACGTCGGCGTCGTGCGGCAGGGCGGGCAGCCGGCCTACGTCGACGCGCTGAACGACGTGGTGATCGCCATCATGGTCGAGAAGAAATCCTGCGTCGACTCGCTCGACGAGATCCTGCGGGTGCCGGGCATCGACATGGTGCAGTTCGGCGCGTCGGACTTCTCGATGAGCATCGGCAAGCCCGCGCAATACACCGACCCCGAGGTCGTCGAGGCGGAGATGCACACCATCCGGACGGCGCTGAAGAAGGGCAAGAACCCGCGGGTCGAGCTGCGCGACCCGAGCCAGGCCGACAAGTACCTGGCGATGGGCGTGAAGCATTTCTGCATCGGCTGGGACGTGCGCATCCTCGCCGACTGGTGGGACACCAAGGGTGCCGAGATGCGCAAGCTCCTCCGGACCAAGCCGAAGAAGATTTCCGCGAAAACGGCGCGAGCCGGCAAGGGCAACGGCAAGGACGCCGCGCGCGGCAACTACACCTGACCGCTCCGACCGGAGTCCAACGGGAGCAACCGACATGAACGTCGAGATGACATGCCTGTTCGTCGCCATGGTGCTGGCGCTGGTCCATCTGACGGCGGCGTCCTTCACCTTCAAGGCGCAGGTCGGCAATCGCTACACGGTCGGCCCGCGCGACGGGGATCTTCGGCCGACGGGAGTCGCCGGCCGCCTCGACCGGGCGCAGCGCAACTTCCTCGAGACCTTCCCGGTGTTCGTGGCCGCCGTGCTGATGGGACATGTCCTCGGGCGCACCGGCGACTTCAGCGCCGCCGGCGCGCTTCTCTACGTCACCGGCCGCATCGCCTTCCTGCCGCTCTATGCCTGGGGGGTGCCGTGGCTGCGCACCTTCAGCTGGAACATCGCGACGCTGGGGCTGGCCCTGGCGATGGTGCAGCTCGTGATCTGACCCCGCCGCTCAGGCGAGCGTGAACAGCTCGGCCGGCTCGCGCACGCCGCGCAGGCGATGATGGCCGAGCGACACCAGCCGCTTGCGGTCCGCGCCGCAGGCGGCGGCGAAAGCCTGCGACACCAGCAGCCGACGGTCGAGCGGTCCGCACAACGCCTCGATGCGCGCCGCCTCGTTGACGGCCGGCCCGATCACCGTGAAATCGAGCCGCGCCTCGCCACCGACGTTGCCATAGAGCACCCGACCGATATGCAGCGATATGTCGACGATGGCGGTGGGTTTGCCGGCGGCGGCGCGCGCCGCGTTCTGCCGCTCGACCCGCTCGAGGACGTCGCCGGCCGCCCGCAAGGCGTCGGCGCACACGCCCTCGCGATCGGCGCCGACGACGGCGAAGGTGGCCAGCAATCCGTCGCCCATGAACTTCAGCACCTCGCCGCCATGAGCGACCACGGGCTGCACCATGCTGCCGAGATGGCTGTCGAGCAGGTCGATCAGCGCCGCTCCCGGCA
This genomic interval carries:
- a CDS encoding D-2-hydroxyacid dehydrogenase translates to MFPPKDKLTICFAHAAYRMKDRFEARGTGIGNFEVRAYNDLQKRLPEADVLLVSGMWKNDLIAHAPKLRFIQSISSGMDQYSKEQLGARGVRLASAAGVNARAVAEHAMSLMLALARRLPEARDNQHKKAWRGMIGDLTQREDELGGKTVLIVGMGRIGAHLARLAKAFDMKVVGIRRDPAQGANGADSIHAMGELVKLVPRADVVVLACALTPETTGLMSAAAFAAMKPSAFFVNVARGKVADEAALAATMQVARIAGAGIDVTAEEPLAPSSPLWTMPNVFVTPHTAGETRRYEDNVLDILMENLDHLWRDEKAKLRNQVL
- a CDS encoding MAPEG family protein; translation: MNVEMTCLFVAMVLALVHLTAASFTFKAQVGNRYTVGPRDGDLRPTGVAGRLDRAQRNFLETFPVFVAAVLMGHVLGRTGDFSAAGALLYVTGRIAFLPLYAWGVPWLRTFSWNIATLGLALAMVQLVI